From a single Candidatus Omnitrophota bacterium genomic region:
- a CDS encoding Trm112 family protein yields the protein MDEKLIKILACPKCKSGVEFRDDKIICKNPECGLKYPVKDGIPVMLIEEAEKQR from the coding sequence ATGGACGAAAAACTTATTAAGATCCTCGCGTGCCCTAAGTGTAAGTCCGGCGTGGAATTCAGGGATGATAAGATAATTTGCAAAAATCCCGAATGTGGGTTAAAATATCCTGTGAAAGACGGGATCCCTGTGATGCTGATCGAGGAGGCCGAAAAGCAAAGATGA
- a CDS encoding ABC transporter ATP-binding protein, with protein MTLLKAESVTGGYGREPVIKDISFSAASGKFIGIIGPNGAGKTTFLRMLSRVLHPSAGRVAIDGKDIYRMPMKEFAASAAFVASESGVIFPFTCLEIVMMGRFPYLHPLRGESEKDLEAVRRAIEMTDCSAFVSRQIDQLSAGERQRIFIARALAQEPRLIFLDEPTSHLDISHQVQILDLIKDLSERGGITIVAVFHDLNLASEYCDTLMLMDGGRVAALGEPKEVISYELIEKVYKTVVVVRENPVSGKPYVLLAPRIKKTGKGI; from the coding sequence GAGCCGGTCATAAAAGATATCTCCTTCTCTGCCGCAAGCGGCAAGTTTATCGGGATCATCGGCCCGAACGGCGCGGGGAAGACGACATTTTTGAGGATGTTAAGCCGGGTCCTGCATCCGTCAGCAGGCAGGGTGGCCATCGACGGCAAAGATATATACAGGATGCCAATGAAGGAGTTCGCGGCGTCCGCGGCGTTCGTCGCCTCGGAGTCAGGCGTCATCTTCCCGTTCACGTGCCTGGAGATAGTGATGATGGGCAGGTTCCCGTATCTCCATCCCCTAAGGGGCGAATCCGAGAAAGACCTTGAGGCGGTCCGGCGCGCGATAGAGATGACCGACTGCTCCGCGTTCGTATCCCGCCAGATAGACCAGCTCAGCGCGGGCGAGAGGCAGAGGATATTCATCGCCAGGGCGCTTGCCCAGGAGCCGCGGCTGATATTCCTCGATGAGCCGACATCGCATCTAGACATATCGCACCAGGTCCAGATACTCGACCTGATAAAGGACTTGAGCGAGCGCGGGGGTATCACCATCGTCGCGGTCTTCCACGACCTCAACCTGGCGTCGGAATATTGCGACACGCTGATGCTTATGGACGGCGGACGCGTTGCCGCTCTCGGCGAGCCGAAAGAAGTCATCAGCTATGAATTGATAGAGAAGGTATACAAGACCGTTGTTGTCGTTAGAGAAAATCCCGTCAGCGGCAAGCCGTATGTCCTGCTCGCGCCGAGGATAAAGAAAACAGGAAAGGGAATTTAA
- the rpsU gene encoding 30S ribosomal protein S21, giving the protein MPMVEVGQNEPLEKALRRLKKKIEREGILKAIRARKHYEKPSVKKKRKQMEALKNKRKRFSF; this is encoded by the coding sequence ATGCCTATGGTAGAAGTCGGCCAAAACGAGCCTTTGGAAAAGGCCCTGAGGCGGCTTAAAAAGAAGATCGAAAGAGAAGGGATCTTAAAAGCTATAAGGGCGCGCAAACATTACGAGAAGCCAAGCGTCAAGAAGAAGAGAAAGCAGATGGAGGCGCTCAAGAATAAGAGAAAGAGATTCAGTTTTTAG
- a CDS encoding pitrilysin family protein encodes MRILYLFILLCLIATAVFIFHPAVTPRYQYEDSVHSHILDNGMAVITKSAHKVPLAAVRLVIKAGSATEGKFSGSGISHFVEHMLFKGTAGLPVGEIERRIKSFGGYINAQTSHDTTEVYLIVKSEYLDKALSLLSDFVFNASFEESEFVKEKDVILNEIRMGRDEPSRRASYLLWEAAYLVHPYRYPVIGYEDLFRQISREDLVEYHKSKYTPDNCVLSVVGDIDEADALLACENTLGKLPRRAVAGPLKPAEPLQMSVRRADAQIEGLKLSYLLIAFHTTSLADKDLYPLDLLAAALGQGESSRLYNILVKEKKLAYAVSSSNYTPSDPGLFIVSMRLEEGNIDAALKEVRAEIKRIKAHSLRGRELEKVKRSVLTDYIYGKESIGAQANDYASGYASTGDYNFSRKYIDGLGAVKPAGISKAAAKYLNDENMTVVTLVPKKGAPVLEPEAGTPKKEFDVRKVVLQNGAVVLFDVDRSLPVVSMSVVFKGGVRAEDEKTNGISRLFSDVLVKGTSSRSAEWLSETTESRGILFGGFSGKNSFGISLKCLKEDFGLSLDIVSDILKNAAFPEKELKISKEQQLAAVRSREDDIFAVASKELIKTIFISHPYGMPDLGEKGSVSALTRADLLDYHKRYIVPGNMVVSVFGDIDAATQKRVEDAFGSLKKTAFKDIVTISEQEQLAPRKDVKEMNKEQAVLMLGYPGVDVKNPDRYALDVINSILSREGGRLYRDIREKLGLSYTLGSFSVFGLDPGYNAFYVATTPKNIPDARNIILGHIRSLKAEGPTQEEMELAKSDLLGGYFRGIEVNSDVALKAALDELYGIGYDDVFKYPEMIKAVDAQEVMRVAKRYFIDSRLNEVMILPVAGPAKAKSQPLSGAGVR; translated from the coding sequence ATGAGAATTTTATATCTTTTCATACTGCTGTGTCTTATAGCCACAGCAGTTTTTATATTCCACCCGGCCGTCACTCCTCGGTACCAATACGAAGACTCGGTCCACAGCCATATCCTGGATAACGGGATGGCTGTCATAACCAAGAGCGCCCATAAGGTCCCTCTCGCGGCGGTCCGTCTTGTCATAAAAGCCGGCTCGGCGACCGAAGGCAAATTTTCCGGGAGCGGAATATCCCATTTCGTCGAGCATATGCTCTTCAAGGGGACAGCCGGCCTGCCGGTCGGCGAGATAGAAAGACGCATAAAATCCTTCGGCGGATATATAAACGCCCAGACCTCCCACGATACCACCGAAGTCTACCTCATCGTCAAGAGCGAATACCTCGATAAAGCGCTTTCGCTCCTGTCTGATTTCGTATTTAACGCTTCTTTCGAAGAATCGGAGTTCGTAAAGGAGAAGGACGTGATCCTGAACGAGATAAGGATGGGCCGGGACGAACCGTCAAGAAGGGCCTCATACCTGTTATGGGAGGCCGCTTATCTCGTCCATCCATACAGGTATCCGGTCATCGGATACGAGGACCTCTTCAGGCAGATAAGCAGGGAAGACCTCGTGGAATACCACAAGTCGAAATATACCCCGGACAATTGTGTCCTTTCCGTCGTCGGAGATATAGATGAAGCCGACGCCCTCCTGGCGTGCGAAAATACTTTAGGTAAGCTTCCGCGCAGGGCCGTCGCCGGACCGCTAAAGCCGGCCGAGCCCCTGCAGATGTCGGTCAGGAGGGCCGATGCGCAGATAGAAGGGCTTAAGCTCTCCTACCTCCTGATAGCTTTTCACACCACAAGCCTCGCCGATAAAGACTTGTATCCCCTGGACCTTTTGGCCGCCGCGCTGGGGCAGGGGGAAAGCTCAAGGTTATATAACATTCTCGTCAAAGAGAAGAAACTGGCATATGCGGTGTCGTCGTCTAATTATACGCCTTCCGACCCGGGGCTGTTCATAGTTTCCATGAGGCTTGAGGAGGGAAATATAGACGCCGCCTTGAAAGAGGTGCGCGCCGAAATAAAAAGGATAAAGGCGCATTCCCTGCGCGGCAGGGAGCTGGAAAAGGTCAAAAGGTCGGTCCTGACCGATTATATATACGGCAAGGAATCTATCGGGGCGCAAGCGAATGATTACGCCTCGGGTTACGCCTCTACCGGGGACTATAATTTTTCACGGAAATATATAGACGGCCTGGGCGCAGTGAAGCCGGCCGGGATCTCGAAGGCGGCGGCGAAATATTTGAATGATGAGAATATGACTGTTGTCACTCTCGTCCCGAAGAAGGGCGCGCCTGTCTTGGAACCGGAGGCGGGGACGCCGAAGAAAGAATTCGATGTCCGTAAAGTCGTGCTGCAAAACGGCGCGGTCGTGCTTTTTGACGTCGACCGTTCACTTCCTGTCGTTTCGATGAGCGTCGTTTTTAAGGGTGGCGTGAGGGCCGAAGACGAGAAGACGAACGGGATATCGCGCCTATTCTCCGACGTCCTGGTGAAAGGCACGTCGTCGCGCTCGGCCGAATGGCTCTCCGAGACGACCGAGTCGCGCGGAATACTGTTCGGGGGTTTCAGCGGCAAGAATTCATTCGGCATATCGTTGAAATGCCTTAAAGAAGATTTCGGCCTTTCCCTTGATATCGTTTCGGATATCCTGAAGAACGCGGCTTTCCCGGAAAAAGAGCTGAAGATATCGAAAGAGCAGCAACTCGCCGCTGTAAGGTCGCGGGAGGACGATATCTTCGCCGTGGCCTCAAAGGAATTGATCAAGACGATATTCATATCCCATCCCTACGGGATGCCTGACCTGGGTGAAAAGGGATCAGTCTCGGCCCTGACCAGGGCAGACCTCCTGGATTATCACAAACGTTATATAGTTCCAGGGAACATGGTCGTTTCCGTATTCGGGGACATAGACGCGGCGACGCAGAAGAGGGTAGAAGATGCATTCGGAAGCCTTAAAAAAACCGCCTTTAAAGATATAGTGACGATAAGCGAGCAGGAACAGCTGGCGCCGCGCAAGGACGTAAAAGAGATGAATAAGGAACAGGCGGTCCTTATGCTCGGCTACCCCGGCGTTGACGTCAAGAACCCGGACAGGTATGCCCTGGACGTGATAAATTCGATACTTAGCCGCGAAGGCGGAAGGCTTTATAGGGACATAAGGGAGAAGCTCGGGCTCTCGTATACGCTGGGTTCTTTCTCCGTATTCGGGCTCGACCCGGGTTACAACGCGTTTTATGTGGCGACCACCCCTAAAAATATCCCGGACGCCAGGAACATAATATTAGGCCATATCAGGTCCCTGAAGGCCGAGGGGCCGACCCAGGAGGAGATGGAGCTCGCGAAGAGCGACCTCCTTGGCGGGTATTTCCGTGGGATCGAGGTCAATTCCGACGTCGCCCTTAAGGCCGCGTTGGATGAACTTTACGGCATAGGTTACGACGACGTTTTCAAATATCCCGAAATGATAAAAGCGGTGGACGCGCAGGAAGTCATGAGGGTCGCTAAGCGGTATTTTATCGATTCCAGGCTCAATGAAGTGATGATCCTTCCCGTTGCCGGACCGGCGAAAGCCAAAAGTCAGCCGTTAAGCGGGGCCGGGGTAAGATAA
- the aroQ gene encoding type II 3-dehydroquinate dehydratase, with translation MKKILVIHGPNLDLLGQREPGVYGKVTLKQIDGELRKIAKSEKVALETFQSNHEGEIVEKIGKAKGKFDCILINPAAYTHTSVAIRDAISAVSIPVVEVHLSNIYAREEFRHTSLISPVAVGQVSGFGLDSYRLGLKAAIEIAKKKK, from the coding sequence ATGAAGAAAATACTCGTAATACATGGTCCTAACCTTGACCTGCTCGGACAACGCGAGCCCGGAGTATACGGGAAGGTCACTCTCAAGCAGATAGACGGGGAATTACGGAAGATCGCGAAATCCGAGAAGGTCGCCCTTGAGACATTCCAGTCCAACCACGAAGGCGAGATAGTAGAGAAGATAGGGAAGGCGAAGGGTAAATTCGACTGCATACTTATAAATCCCGCCGCTTACACCCATACCTCGGTCGCGATAAGGGACGCGATCTCCGCGGTCTCGATACCTGTGGTGGAAGTCCACCTTTCGAACATCTACGCCCGGGAAGAGTTCCGGCATACCTCGCTTATATCCCCAGTCGCCGTAGGCCAGGTCAGCGGTTTCGGCCTCGACAGCTACAGGCTCGGCCTTAAAGCCGCGATAGAGATAGCCAAGAAAAAGAAATAA
- a CDS encoding lysylphosphatidylglycerol synthase transmembrane domain-containing protein, translated as MMKNKLSILLRASVSLVLVGVLVWVFRKDIPGIYAVLKSVSPYYYLAAVLFNIAAVVVVSERLRIILGVQKLKLSLGEAVYLSFIGNFFNNFLPTSIGGDLVKAYYATKKSERKLESFSAVFFDRFFGFLSIGLLAFLGVLLMNGRIKDPQIFWGCLVFSVVVLVTFILFLNKSITKAIFSRLLHFPAFQKDSKLRKLYNALNAYKEHKFIIAKVVLISLAAQVLSVVLLYCIVRGISQDIAFLNLLLVMPLVSVASMIPSINGLGVREGAFVIFLGEFISKESAAAVSVLYLGIILITSFIGGVLYLFSGKLYKVPIKIKEFV; from the coding sequence ATGATGAAAAATAAGTTATCCATCCTCCTCAGGGCGTCCGTAAGCCTGGTCCTGGTCGGCGTCCTGGTCTGGGTCTTCAGGAAAGACATACCCGGCATATACGCCGTTTTGAAGAGCGTAAGCCCTTATTATTACCTGGCGGCGGTATTATTCAATATAGCCGCCGTGGTGGTGGTCTCGGAAAGGCTTCGCATAATCCTCGGCGTGCAAAAGCTTAAACTCAGCCTGGGCGAGGCGGTATATCTTAGCTTTATAGGGAACTTTTTCAACAATTTCCTTCCCACGTCGATAGGGGGGGATCTCGTCAAGGCCTATTACGCCACAAAGAAGAGCGAGAGGAAGCTCGAATCTTTTTCCGCGGTCTTCTTCGACAGGTTCTTCGGCTTCTTGTCGATCGGGCTGCTGGCTTTTCTCGGCGTCCTGCTCATGAACGGCCGTATCAAGGACCCACAGATCTTTTGGGGCTGCCTGGTCTTTTCGGTGGTCGTGCTGGTGACCTTCATCCTCTTCCTTAATAAATCTATAACTAAGGCCATATTCTCCAGGCTGCTGCATTTTCCCGCCTTCCAGAAAGATTCGAAATTGCGCAAATTATACAACGCCCTCAATGCCTATAAGGAGCATAAGTTCATCATCGCGAAAGTCGTCCTGATATCCCTGGCGGCGCAAGTCCTCTCCGTAGTATTATTATATTGTATAGTCAGGGGCATCTCCCAGGACATAGCCTTCCTTAACCTTCTTTTGGTGATGCCGCTCGTTTCGGTCGCCTCGATGATACCTTCGATAAACGGCCTGGGGGTAAGGGAAGGCGCCTTTGTCATCTTTTTGGGTGAGTTTATAAGCAAAGAGAGCGCGGCGGCGGTTTCAGTATTGTATTTAGGGATCATCCTGATAACGAGTTTTATAGGAGGAGTACTCTACCTTTTTTCAGGGAAGCTTTATAAAGTACCGATAAAGATAAAGGAGTTCGTTTGA
- a CDS encoding DNA recombination protein RmuC → MTLTVLIIIFSAIALASMVISLYLFTKLRHLPKDISAGVTGAMQATTGAIGDMNRSLGEIKTRGERLEEFGKAINEIGSLLKPPQMRGMTGEVLLEKMLSDMLPSGNYQMKYSFRSGDQVDAIIKFREFILPIDSKFPLDSFRRMLECESEDDKRRCFREFVQAVKKQVDNIARKYIAPNEKTFEFALMYVPSESVYYEAIVRDKQFGEETSLLSYATKNRVYIVSPSTLYPYISTIVHGLKAFKIEENAKQILERIGSLRKDFEDFKTVFDIVGAHLSDAHKKYMSDAAHKLAKVEADLSSLELRHNDEK, encoded by the coding sequence GTGACGTTGACGGTCCTCATCATAATATTTTCGGCGATCGCTTTGGCGTCTATGGTGATATCCCTATATCTTTTTACGAAACTGCGCCATCTCCCTAAAGATATATCCGCCGGCGTGACCGGCGCGATGCAGGCCACTACCGGCGCGATAGGAGATATGAACAGGAGCCTCGGCGAGATAAAGACCAGGGGAGAGCGCCTCGAGGAGTTCGGGAAGGCGATAAACGAAATAGGCAGCCTGCTCAAGCCTCCGCAGATGCGCGGTATGACAGGCGAGGTGCTCCTTGAGAAGATGCTCTCGGACATGCTCCCGTCCGGAAATTACCAGATGAAATATTCGTTCCGGTCCGGCGACCAGGTCGACGCGATCATAAAATTCCGCGAGTTCATCCTTCCCATCGACTCGAAGTTCCCGCTGGACAGCTTCAGGCGGATGCTCGAATGCGAGTCCGAGGACGATAAGCGCAGGTGTTTCAGGGAATTCGTCCAGGCCGTCAAGAAGCAGGTGGACAATATAGCGAGAAAATATATCGCGCCGAACGAGAAGACCTTCGAATTCGCGCTCATGTATGTCCCGTCGGAGAGCGTATATTACGAGGCGATAGTGCGGGACAAGCAATTCGGGGAGGAGACATCACTCCTCTCGTACGCGACCAAGAACAGGGTATATATAGTCTCGCCGTCCACGCTCTACCCGTATATCTCGACGATAGTCCACGGCCTGAAGGCGTTCAAGATAGAGGAGAACGCCAAGCAGATCCTCGAGAGGATAGGCTCGCTCAGGAAGGATTTCGAGGATTTCAAGACGGTATTCGATATAGTAGGCGCGCATTTGAGCGACGCCCATAAGAAGTATATGTCCGACGCGGCGCACAAATTAGCCAAGGTCGAAGCGGACCTCTCGTCGCTCGAGCTGAGGCATAATGATGAAAAATAA
- the amrB gene encoding AmmeMemoRadiSam system protein B, protein MIRNPAVSGQFYPGTKAGLSEEIEKYIIRDAGKIKAIGVVSPHAGYMYSGAVAGATLSSVELAGTCVVMGPNHTGRGRPFSIMTEGVWKLPSGDCEIDEILAKAILSNSRHLEEDEDAHRDEHSVEVQIPFLQALKEDVKIVPLVLADAGLEVYRDIGRAVAVSIKKSGRPATVIASSDMTHYEPLEAAKEKDSKAIEAIIALDEEALVGAIRRYRISMCGYAPVCVMLAAAKELGAKKAKLIKYQTSGEASGDYEAVVGYGGIIVY, encoded by the coding sequence ATGATCAGAAATCCTGCCGTATCCGGTCAGTTCTACCCGGGCACAAAGGCGGGCCTCAGCGAAGAGATAGAAAAATACATAATCAGGGACGCCGGAAAGATAAAGGCGATCGGCGTCGTCTCTCCCCACGCGGGATATATGTATTCGGGAGCGGTTGCCGGGGCGACATTATCGTCGGTGGAATTGGCCGGGACGTGTGTTGTGATGGGCCCTAACCATACCGGCAGAGGAAGGCCTTTCTCTATAATGACTGAAGGCGTATGGAAGCTGCCTTCCGGGGATTGCGAGATAGATGAAATTCTCGCCAAGGCCATCCTGTCGAATTCAAGGCATCTGGAAGAAGATGAGGATGCCCACAGGGACGAGCATTCGGTAGAGGTCCAGATACCGTTTTTGCAGGCCCTTAAAGAGGATGTGAAAATAGTCCCGCTTGTGCTGGCCGATGCCGGGCTTGAGGTCTACAGGGATATCGGCCGGGCCGTCGCGGTATCGATAAAAAAGAGCGGCCGTCCGGCGACTGTCATCGCGAGCTCGGACATGACCCATTACGAACCGCTCGAGGCCGCAAAAGAGAAAGACAGCAAGGCGATCGAGGCGATCATCGCCCTCGACGAAGAGGCGCTCGTCGGAGCGATAAGGAGATACCGCATCTCGATGTGCGGTTACGCCCCGGTCTGCGTCATGCTCGCGGCCGCGAAGGAGTTGGGCGCGAAGAAGGCCAAACTCATCAAATACCAGACCAGCGGGGAAGCCTCCGGAGATTATGAAGCCGTCGTAGGCTACGGCGGGATAATCGTCTATTAA
- a CDS encoding TonB family protein translates to MNFDYAVEKDNKLLIALIFSAVIHILLLCNWPVYRNFFTDRMRSGDVEVTYLKSREQPVVTQQQAPSRKSEPLPEPSPPQKLVSAELPKAAPEAKKSEPKVLKGELPSAPPKKSPAAEQASRIVIKQPLVPKIETTASVDASVEARGLSLIPPSYSQVVRDRIIDNIDTRRTGGEGDVYVRFVITSSGTLKEISIIDEKSSDDGVLRAAAFQAVKDSSPFPVFPENVRLPEVVFTCQISFARK, encoded by the coding sequence GTGAATTTTGATTACGCTGTGGAGAAGGACAACAAACTTTTAATAGCGCTGATCTTCTCCGCCGTCATCCACATATTATTATTGTGCAATTGGCCTGTCTACCGGAATTTCTTTACGGATAGGATGCGTTCCGGAGACGTCGAGGTGACGTATCTTAAGTCCAGGGAGCAGCCGGTAGTCACGCAACAGCAGGCGCCGTCGAGAAAATCGGAACCTTTGCCCGAGCCGTCGCCGCCGCAAAAACTGGTCTCCGCGGAACTTCCGAAAGCGGCCCCGGAAGCGAAGAAGAGCGAACCCAAGGTCCTGAAGGGAGAACTTCCTTCCGCGCCGCCGAAAAAAAGCCCGGCGGCAGAGCAGGCCTCCAGGATCGTCATAAAACAACCCCTCGTGCCGAAGATCGAGACGACCGCTTCTGTCGACGCGTCTGTTGAGGCGCGCGGGCTTAGCCTTATACCGCCTTCTTACTCGCAGGTCGTCAGGGACAGGATAATAGATAATATCGATACCAGGAGGACGGGAGGGGAGGGCGACGTATATGTGCGTTTTGTCATCACTTCTTCCGGGACGTTAAAAGAGATCAGCATAATCGATGAAAAATCCAGCGACGACGGGGTCCTGAGGGCGGCCGCTTTCCAGGCGGTCAAGGATTCCTCGCCTTTTCCCGTTTTCCCGGAAAACGTCCGGCTCCCGGAGGTGGTCTTCACCTGCCAGATCAGTTTTGCCCGCAAGTAA
- a CDS encoding DUF1844 domain-containing protein, whose translation MESQNKMGSAGPGYEPSFNIFLTSLGMQAMIFLGEMPNPVNNETKVELERAKYMIDTIAMIKEKTQGNLSVEEQKLIDDILYGLRLKYAEKSK comes from the coding sequence ATGGAATCCCAGAACAAGATGGGCAGCGCAGGACCCGGATACGAACCGAGCTTCAACATATTTTTGACCAGCCTCGGGATGCAAGCGATGATATTCCTCGGTGAGATGCCCAACCCGGTCAATAATGAGACCAAGGTAGAGCTCGAGCGGGCGAAATATATGATAGATACCATCGCGATGATAAAAGAAAAGACCCAGGGCAACCTCTCCGTCGAGGAACAGAAACTTATAGACGATATACTCTACGGGTTAAGGCTTAAATACGCGGAGAAGAGCAAGTGA
- a CDS encoding TonB-dependent receptor, with product MFFAKIIPAVLSVLIFIPSARGEETANVELEKIVVTPLGTEQSYGTVSRSMDIIDKYDLSEVHYDNVSEPVGRLTSSQSIDYGSEGALKTIRLRGSSAEQVLIMIDSRPITDSRTGQAELHAIPVDSVEKIEVIKGPASAVYGSSAIGGVVNIITKKPSKKPKTVIESSFGNNQTLHDSLSTSATINNFGYYFNYSYDSTHGNRDNSEYRSHNWTGRFDYEVGEDNRIFFNTGYFQDKGGAPGSIFLPALDDFQLNYKNYFDLGWRAKLFEESEISVRAYQNNDKLIFINSTTPFSSDAASGRTQGMIAQYSQKFFDCYKVIAGFDGKMNRVDATLVGKHKNIVRSPFVQNEVSIGKDLEMNFGFRDDDYSNFKGTVSPSAGAAYKIGEYSKIRVNYAKGFRAPSFNDLYWPFDGFTQGNPNLRPEKSWSWEGGFDLGYKSGLQLSATYFTNKLKDLIDWAPGDDFVWRPSNISSAKIDGVEFKTLVPLTKSLKFDFGYSYLNAMDVDLDRYLIYRAKNKFDMGLTLEYGKWDVRFYGESLGRRYTDTANTAFLKKNFVAYLDASYKINNNLTTFVSIDNIFNRSYQLALGYPMPGFAINGGVRGEF from the coding sequence ATGTTTTTCGCGAAGATCATCCCGGCGGTTTTATCCGTCCTCATATTCATCCCGTCAGCCCGAGGAGAGGAGACGGCGAACGTCGAACTTGAAAAGATAGTGGTCACGCCGCTCGGCACAGAGCAGAGTTACGGCACAGTCTCCCGGAGCATGGATATTATAGATAAATACGACCTTTCGGAGGTCCATTATGATAATGTCTCAGAGCCGGTAGGCAGGCTCACTTCATCCCAATCCATAGATTACGGGTCGGAAGGCGCCCTCAAAACGATCAGGCTGCGCGGTTCCAGCGCCGAGCAGGTGCTGATCATGATAGATTCCAGGCCGATCACCGATTCGAGGACCGGCCAGGCCGAACTCCACGCTATCCCGGTCGATTCGGTCGAGAAGATCGAGGTCATCAAGGGGCCTGCCTCCGCGGTATACGGCTCAAGCGCGATAGGGGGCGTGGTCAATATAATAACAAAAAAGCCCTCTAAAAAACCCAAGACCGTCATAGAGTCGAGTTTCGGCAACAACCAGACTCTCCATGATTCGCTCTCGACATCCGCGACGATAAATAATTTCGGATATTATTTTAACTATTCATACGATTCGACGCACGGCAACAGGGATAACTCGGAATACCGCTCGCATAACTGGACGGGAAGGTTCGATTACGAGGTCGGAGAGGACAACAGGATATTTTTCAACACCGGCTATTTCCAGGATAAAGGCGGGGCGCCGGGGTCTATCTTCCTGCCGGCACTCGACGATTTCCAGCTTAATTACAAAAATTATTTCGACCTCGGCTGGAGGGCAAAATTGTTCGAGGAGAGCGAGATAAGCGTAAGAGCCTACCAGAACAACGACAAGCTCATATTCATAAATTCGACAACCCCGTTCTCCAGCGACGCCGCAAGCGGCCGCACGCAGGGGATGATCGCCCAGTATTCCCAGAAGTTCTTCGATTGTTACAAGGTGATCGCGGGCTTCGACGGGAAGATGAACCGGGTGGACGCTACTCTCGTCGGGAAACACAAGAATATCGTGCGTTCGCCGTTCGTGCAGAACGAGGTCTCTATCGGGAAGGATCTCGAGATGAATTTCGGGTTCAGGGATGACGATTATTCAAATTTCAAGGGGACGGTCTCGCCCAGCGCCGGCGCCGCGTATAAAATAGGCGAATATTCTAAGATCAGGGTCAATTACGCGAAAGGGTTCCGCGCGCCGTCATTCAACGACCTCTATTGGCCGTTCGACGGGTTCACGCAGGGCAATCCCAACCTCAGGCCCGAGAAATCCTGGTCGTGGGAAGGCGGGTTCGACCTCGGCTATAAGAGCGGCCTCCAATTGAGCGCGACATATTTCACAAATAAGCTGAAGGACCTGATAGACTGGGCGCCCGGTGACGATTTCGTCTGGAGGCCTTCCAATATCTCCTCGGCGAAGATTGACGGGGTCGAGTTCAAGACCTTGGTACCTTTGACCAAAAGCCTGAAATTCGATTTCGGGTACAGTTACCTGAACGCGATGGACGTTGACCTCGACAGGTACCTGATCTACAGGGCGAAGAACAAGTTCGACATGGGCCTGACGCTGGAATACGGCAAATGGGACGTGAGGTTTTACGGCGAGTCGCTCGGCAGGAGGTATACAGATACCGCAAACACCGCTTTCCTGAAGAAGAATTTCGTCGCATACCTCGATGCCTCCTATAAGATAAACAATAATTTGACTACTTTCGTTTCTATTGATAATATATTCAACAGGAGTTACCAGTTGGCGCTTGGTTACCCGATGCCGGGTTTCGCGATAAACGGGGGTGTAAGGGGTGAATTTTGA